The stretch of DNA TCTACCACTGAGCCACATCGGCATATCTATATACAGTCTGTAAGTATAGCAGTGCAGAGCACCTGGTGAATCTATGGAGCTGTGGGGGAATTGTCAGGGGGAAGTCGGGTTGGAGTGGGTGGAGCAAAGGATGCTCTGAGCTGGGGAGGAGGATTCGGGGGCTTGCGGGGCGATCGCCCCTGCCCTAGTCCTTTTCGATGTACTTGCGAACACTGTTGAGATCGATGTAGCGATCAGTGGCGTTGCGCAGCTCCCGAGCAATCATACCTTCAGTGGAGACAACGGTGATATGCGTGTTCTTGGAGCGCAGCAATTCGATCGCTCGCTCAAAGTCCCCATCGCCACTGAACAGAACTACCTCGTCGTACTGCTCGACGGTATTAAACATGTCAATCGCAATTTCAATATCAAGATTGGCCTTTTGAGAGTAACGTCCGGACGTGTCGTCGTAGTACTCCTTAAGGATTTTAGTTCGCACTGTATACCCCAAGCTAATCAAGGCATCGCGAAATCCTCGCTGGTCTTGGGGATCCTTGAGACCTGTATACCAGAAGGCGTTGACCAGGGTAGCACCACCATCGAGACTTAAAAAATATTCCAATACTCGCTTAGGATCAAAAAACCAGCCATTTTTTTGCTGAGCATAGAACATATTATTGCCGTCTACAAAGATTGATAGACGTTTCAAACCATATTTGTTAGGCATAAATATTAGCGGTTAATTAATTTAGTGAATTACTATAGTCGATGTAGATGCGAGTGCAGTTAAACAAGAATTTTTGACGTTAATAGACAACCCTAGCAGTAGTGCTGGCACTCTTCAAGAAATAAGTAGACTCGTCTTTTGTGAACATCAATAGATATTGATAGTGTAACGGCTCTCCAGAGAAAAATCTAGACAATGACTTAGATATATTCTAGGAAAAGTTTTATCGTAGCGTCTTTAGCTCTAAAGGCTGCAACAAATTATAAGCTAAGGTAGGCTTGAAATTAATCTATAGGTCTTGGAGAATAATTTATCAAGACAAATACTTTGAAATCCTTGCCACGACTTTAGAAAAGATAGTGGATTACATTAGTAAGTCATATCCGTGAACGGTGACAGTTCTTCCTAATCATAAATGGCTAGGCCTTTAACTTCTATTCATTTACAGGTTGGATGCCATACGCTAAACCCTAAAATCTATCTTTCTAACAGTATAAGCTCTCACACCCGATTCTGGAATATCGTGCCACCAGAGGACTAGTATTGGCGGGCAGAAATATAACAATCCTTGCTGTGGGGGTTGGGTGCCGGATGCCAGGGGCCAGGAATAGTTAACTAACTTACGCCGCAGAGGATTGGGTGTTGTCATCAGTTGACTACTGGTGGCCCTAGACTCAAGGGTTGCAGCCCCTAGGCTGTCGTTGAGGTCGGGCATGGTCCTGCTAAGGGTAAGGGATGGCCAGATGGTGATGGCACGCCCCGGGGAGCGTTGCTGGTCCGGATCTCTGAGGATCGTAGGTCTTCAGGAAAAGTTTCGCAAAAGGTATGCCCGGTGGCCACCTCCAGGCGCTGAATTAGGGTTTGGTGCTGCCGCCCGTGGGAGCTGAGTGGGCTGGTATTTGACGCATTGACAATAAACACTTGGGTTTTGGGGCCCAGGGCGGGTCATCAATCGTGGCCCAAAGCTCGGTATATCAAGCCTTGCCCCGCCCGACCCAAGGGACAGCCAAGAGGCTGTAACCTTTGATTTTTGGAGCGTTTAGCCGCTAATTGATGCCAGCCCCTGGGCCCTCAGGGAGGCGGTCTGTCACCTGGCGCGGTTCAACCCATTGAGATGTGCGGCGGTGGGGAATGGGCAGAGGTTGCAGAAGGGCTCAATTGCGTTAACAATGGAAACCGTGACCTGGCGTATGCCCCTGCCCCGCATAGGGATAGTTAGCTCTGGGCGGGTAAGGAGGACGCTGCAGCCAGAGGCACCAGAATTGCAAAAAAGAGATGGTTTCACCACTCTATTTACCCATTCACGTTAAAAATAACTATGCTCAACCAAGCAATTGCTAAACTCCAGGTCTGGTTCCCCGCCGCTGAGGTACATGCCCACTGCGATGGCCCCTGCGGTGTCTACGACCCCTCTTCGGCCCGCGTTGCTGCTGAAGCCGTGCTGTCTATGACCAAAAAGCTGGTGGATTTGGAAATGCCCGCCGCTGGCGATAAGGCCGCCTCTGTGGCTTATCACAACACGTTTGCTCGCTACACCGCTATTAAAGAAGAGCAGGCTCAAATCGCTAAGGATGAGCTGCTGGTGCTGTGGACCGACTACTTTAAGCCCGTACATCTGGAGCAGTTCCCCGACCTGCACGACACCTTTTGGAAGGCGGCCAAGCTCTGCTCGGCCTGCAAGGTCGAGGTCAGCGTACAGCATGCTACCGAACTGATGGATGCGGTGCAGAAGATTCACACCATGTTCTGGGCGACCAAAAATCGCGATGTCTCCTGGTACACCGCCAGCTAATTAGTAGGTTAGGCGGGTGAGGGGATGAGAACGGGGGAAGCCTCCGATCGGTCTCTCCACCTGCCTTTTTCCCATTGTCCAAAGTTGGTGAGCCATTCTTTCGAACCCTTTTCGTCACCGCCGCTGCTGCTGCGCGATAGCCACCTGGCCGATGTTGGGCTGTGGCTCCTGCGGCGGCGGCGGCGGTTTCGCATTGTGGGGGATTCCATGCAGCCGTTGCTGGCCCCTGGGACTGAAGTTTTGATCAATCCCTTTGCCTATCGTCACCATCCTCCAGTTCCAGGAGATCTAGTGGTGGCCTATCACCCCCGCCAACCCGGCCTGAGGCTGATCAAGTGGGTGGTGCGGATCGAGGCTGAGGGTTGCTTTTTGCAGGGGCTGAACACGGCGGCCAGCACCGACAGCCGTGAGTTTGGCCTGGTGCCCTGGGAGGGGATTGTAGGTCAGGTGGTGTGTCGCTTTCCGTAGCGCTGCAAGAGGGGTCGCCAGCCGTTTGGCTCCAGGGGATTGGGTGGTCAGGACGGAGATGGTTGTAACAGAGACCTGTCGCTCCCCATGACAGAAAGTTACGTTTTCTCTCACTTTGGGCAGTTGGCATGGCTCTGCGATCGCCCCAAAACCTAGCCCAACAATTGCTTGTGCCGTTGTGTCAAAACGTAACGACGGCGTTCAAATAACGGCTCCGAAAGAATAGTTCACGTTGGTGCTCAAAAAAGTTCGTTAGGCTGAAATCATTGATAAATAAGGCCTACATCCATGAATACCCTCTCTCACACCACTGCCGTCAGGCCCAGCCGCTGGGTCGGGGCAGTGCTGTTTGCCCTCATGTTTTGGTTCAGCAGCAGCCTGCTGATGGATTTTGTGATTATGCCGGGCCTGTTTCTGGGCGGCATGATGAGCCAGCCCGACTTCGGCCCGACGGGCTACGCCATGTTTTGGGTGTTTAACCGCATCGAGCTGCTGTGTGTGGGCGTCATCCTCACCGGGTTGCTGGTCACCCACCAGGCTCGCCGCCGCGAGCAGGATGTGATGGTCAGTGGCATTCGCAGCCGCTGGGCCACTGAGATTGCCGTGGCGCTGCTGGCCATCACCCTGGTGCTCACCTACGCGATCGCTCCCGCCATGGGTGCCCTGGGTGCCTCCCTCGATCCCTTTGCCACCACGGCCGCTGTCCCGGCCGCGATGGACCATATGCACGGCCTGTACTTTGCCCTGGAGGCGCTGAAGCTGCTGGGCTGTGGAGCGCTGCTGAGCCTGTTTTACGTTGACTTGAGCCGCACTGAGGAAAGTTAGTCCGGCGCTCAATTAGTCCGGCGCTCAATTAGTCCGGCGCTCAATTAGTCCGGCACTCCATGCTGGTCATGGTATCGAAAGCCCCCGGTGGGCAATGGTTGCCCACCGGGGGCTTTATATAGGCGTGACCCAGCTCTCCTACAGCTGGGTGTTAATCAGGCTCTGGCGCGGGTTAGTGGTGCGGCTGTCGCGAATTTTTTCGTAGAGCTGGCGCTCAGTATCGCTCAGGGGAGCCGGAGGTGCAATCACCACTTTGATCAGCAGATCGCCGCGATCGCCCTTGGGGTTGGGCCAGCCCTTGCCCCGCAGCCGCAGGCTCTGGCCTGAGCGAATGCCCGCTGGCAAATTCATGGTGACGCTGCCGTCGGGGGTGGGGACGTCAATTTTGCCCCCCAGCACAGCTTCATCGGGGGTGATTGGCACCTCGGCACTCAGACTGTCCCCCTCCAGCTTAAAGAAGCTGTGGGTGTCGAGCTGCACCACCAGGTAAATGTCGGCGGGCTGTTTGGTGTAAGGGTTGAGGGGGCCTTTGCCCTTGAGGCGAATTTTGCTGCCCTGCTTAGCCCCAGGCGGAATCCGCACCTCGACGCTGTCGTTGCCAATGCGCAGGCGCTTTTGCGCGCCGTGGAAGGCTTCGCTGAAGGTGAGGCGAATGCTGGCCTCCTGGTCAAAGGACTGGCTCGGGGCCGCTGACTCGTAGCCAAAGCCAGCCCCCCCGGGTGCGCCGCCCGGCGCGCCATAGCCGTAGGTGCGTCCACCGCTAGGGGTCGAAAAGCGACCCAGTAGCTCGTTAATAAATTCGTCAAAGCTGCCGTAGGCGCTGAAGTCAAAGCCACCGTCGCCGGGGGTGCCGTAGGCTCCGCCAAAGGGACTGCCGTAGCTGCCTGCCCCAGCCCGGCTAGCCTGCTGCCAGTACTGCCCGTACTGGTCGTACTTTTTGCGTTTGTCGGCGTCAGAGAGCACTTCGTAGGCTTCGCTAACCTCTTTGAATTTGGCCTCGGCAGCCTTGTCGCCGGGGTTCACATCGGGGTGGTACTTGCGGGCCAGCTTGCGAAATGACTGTTTGATCTCGTCAGCACTCGCCGTACGGCTGACGCCAAGCACCGCGTAGTAGTCTTTAAAGCCCGTAGCAGCCATTCCAGTCCCTCCTAAAAACCCGCGCCTGTATTGGCCCAAAGGGGCCAGTTTAGTCCTTTCGGGCGGCTAAGCCAACGCCCATCGCCCCAAAGGCGATTTCATTGTAGTCAACTGTGGCCCTGGGGGGAGGACTTGTCAACCTCTGACCAGGGTTTATGACCTCTGGGTTTAGCCTAGCAAACCCACCGTCCGAGAGAAGTTCGGTTTTCCAGGTCGAAATCGGTATGGGTTGCTGATCCTGCTAGTTGATGCCGACTACGGCGTCGAGTTCGGCGTAGTCGGGCAGGGTGGTGTCGATGGCGAGGCCCCGGCGAATCACAACGCGATCGCTCTGGGGCCGCGACAACAGTTCGCCAACGTTGCGCGCTTTGAACACCACCAGGTCGGCGGGGCGGCCCACGCCAATGATGCCGGTATCGAGGCCCATGATCTGGGCGGGGGTGCGCGTCACCGCCTGGGGCCAGTCCCCCACCGGGCGATCGAGCTGGCCAATCCGCACCGATTGAGTAAACACTTCCACCATGTCGTGGTCGCCGTAGGCAAAGAAGGCGTCGCGGCAGTTGTCGCTAGCCAGGGCCACCGCCACCTCAAACTGGCGCAGCTCGGGCAGCAGGGTGACTCCCCGGTAACGGGGCATGCGGCCCTGCTGTCGGTCCTGCAGGTAGAGGTTGCACATGGGCAGGCTGACGACGCTCACCCCGGCGGTTTTGAGCAGGGCCAGGGTGTCCTGGACGCGATCGCCGGTTTGCATCGAGAGACTACAGCAGTGGCCGCAGTTGACCCGGCCCGCAAAGCCTCGTCGCAGCTTAGTTTCGGCGACAATGCGCAGCCCCTCCGCCTCGGGGTTGAGGCTCTCGTCAGCGTGGAAGTCGAGGTCCAGCCCCCGCGCCTCGGCCAGGGCAAAGGCCCGATCGATCTGGCCCTCTAGGCCCGGCTGAGGGTAGATCACGCCCCCCAAAATGCCGCCGTAGTGGGCCACGGTATCGGCTAGATCTTCCGCCTCGGGGCGATCGTAGTAGTCCATCGACACCAGGCTCACGGCCTGGAGCGTCAGGCGGTCGGCCCACTCCTGCCGCAGCCGATCGAACACCGCAAAGCTAATTTTCTCCTGGCCGTCCAGGCAGTCGAGGTGGGTTCTCACCGCCTGGGTGCCGTGGGCGTAGCTGCACCGCAGCCCAAAGGCCATACGGGGGTAAAGGTCGGCGGCGCTCCAGTGGCGGTGGTCAGCGGCGGCGGCCTCCAGCGCCGACCCAAAGGTGCCGTCTGGGTTGGGGGAGCGCAGCCAGGTCTGGCCTTTGTCGAGATGGGTGTGGCAGTCGGCAAAGCAGGGCCACAGCAGCCCCTGTCCCAGGTCGTAGCGGGGCAGGCCGTCATCTGGGTCATCGGTTGAATCGGCGGTGACGGGGGCCAGGGCCGCGATCGCCCCCGCCTGAACCCGCAGGTGAACGGCGACCAGGGCTTCTGAGCGGGGCGGGGCGGCCAGCTCAGCGATGGGGGGCAGCGAAGCGGCCGTTGCGTCCAGGCAGGCCAGGGGAATGCGGGCGTTGCGGAGCCAGTAGTTGGCGGGCTGTGCCGCCCGCAGATCCGTGAGGGGTAGAGTCATGGCTCCACGGTATCACTAAGTTTCCCTCCCCGCCTGCCGCCGCACTCTGGCAAGACTCTGGCAAGATTCTGGCGAGGCCCAGGGGTTGGCCCAGCCCACCTCCCCACGGCGATTAGTCCACGTAGATGCGCTCGATCGAAAAGTCCTGGATGGTGTCTTCGAAGCGGTTGAAGGTGACGCGCATTTCGTCGTAGGCGCGGGCCGTAGAAACGCCCCCCGGCGCGGGGCACTGCACCTGGAGCAGGGTTTGAAACGTCTCAAACTGCTCGTGGGTGTAAAGGGTCTTCTCGCACACGGGGCTGATAAAGCCTTCGATCGCCAGCTGGTTGAGCGCCGCTACCCCCAGGGGGCTTTGCAGCACAAACCGCCAGATCTGCGCCTGGTCGTCGTCGCTGGCCGGTTGCCAGACCCCGGGCAGGGCAGAATTTTCCTCTGCCTGGGCCAGCCCTCCGTTGGCTATACCGATACCTATGGCTGAGACCCCACCTAAAACCAGTAGACCGATACCAGCGGCCAGTCCGTACCGTCTTAGCAATTGCTTGCCCATAGCGTTCTCCTTGTAACTTCTGTAATTGAATTCGAGGGCGGGTGATCACGGCTGGCTAAAAATCTTTTGCCAGTAGCGTTGCTATGCCCGAAAAACAACCAGCTAGGGGCTGTAACTGTCGATGCCTGGGCCTTACCTAAGCCTTCAAAGGCTAATTGATGACCGCCCCGGTGATTGCAGTCTCATTCTAGGGAGCTAACCTGGGGTGACGGTCAGGGGTTACAAGAATTGCAACCAAAAGCCCTCATTGAAGTGACCCCCGATTTTCGGACACAAGGCTAAGAGCAGTATCCTTGTTCCACAGGAGGGGGCAACTATGAGCGCAAACCGACGACAGTACACAGCTGAATATGCCGCCCTGGCATCCCTGAATGGGGACATCAGCTTTGACCTGGCGCACTATATCGGCCAGCTCCAGACGCCGACCACGGTGGTACTGGGGGCCGGGTCACGGTTTTCGGCCCCAGCCCTGGTGAAGCGGTTGGCCAGTCTCAATCCCAACGCCGTGCAGCGGGTGATTGAAATCCCTGACTCAGGCGTGCTGCCCCACCTGGAGCACCCCGCCGTGGTGGTGGGTTTGCTGCGCCAGTTTCTCGCCGCCCACCGCCAAGAGCCCTGATTCCCAGCACCCTGGGTACTCGCCGGGCTCAGTTTCGCGCCAGCCACTTCTGGCCGTTGAGCCGCCGTAGGGTAAAGAGCACCAGCAGGTCCAGGGTAATTTTGCGCTCGTCACCCATGAACTGCTCAATGGTGCTGGGCTGGGAGCCTTTGTCGGCGAAGTAGAACAGCTTGGGGCTCGAAATGTCGTCTTTAGTAAAGGCAATGTTAAACTGGCGGTCGCCCCGCTGCCATTTGCCCTTCACATGCCAGTAGTTCTCCCCGAGGGCGGTCGCATGTACATTCAGCACCGCGTGGCTGAGCATGCCGATGAGCTGTGGGACCTGATGCAGAAGCCCAACACCCATACCTACATGTGCGGTCTGAAGGGTATGGAAGACGGCATCGACGAAGGGATGTCGGTGGCGGCTAACAAGCACGGTGTCGACTGGATCGAGTTCCGCAAGCAGATGAAGAAAGAGCATCGCTGGCACGTAGAGACCTACTAGGTCGCGTCTCAGCCAAAAAAAAGAAGGGCCGAAATGGCCCTTCTTTTTTTTGGCTAGCAGCAATCCCCTTACAATTGGGCATAGCGATCGCAGTTAAGGAAGTCAGGCCATTGGTTATGCGTGTCGGTTTGCTGGGGTAGGCTACCTGGCAGAAAATACTGAGTTCATTGGCGGCCCCAAGGCTCCCAGTGACCCCAGCGTCGGTCTGTTTGGCGGTACCAGCACCCTCACCGGCCAGATTGGCCTGCGTCCCTTTGACAACTTCAACCTGCGGCTGTTATACACCCGATCGAACCTGATGCCCAACGCAACAGGTCTGATTGGCGGTACCTTCGGCGAGCCCATCTACGGGTTTGTCAACGACGGCGCCGGGGGAGGCCTGACCAATGCCCCCGCCGACACCTTCCTGGTCAATTCCTCTCTAAGTTATCTAACACCTGAAGAATACGAACAAAAATGGAATGAACAACAAAAGAAAAAGCATGATATAAAAGAGTAGATCTCTTAATTCCCTTGATCTACTGTCCGAATCTAAGGGTTCACTTCACTCATCAATCCTGTCCCTGGTGGTTGTTGAACGGGCTGACTGCTGTTGCCGCCAAACATCACTATGGAGACGCTACTGACGCCTGCTGCCTTTACGTTTCTGGATCTCCTCAAAGAGACGAAATACAAAAGCCCTGCTTGCTGTTGACAGCCGCAGGGCGAGGCTTAGACTGGTACCGCTACGCGGAGTTCAGAATGCAACGTTCAAAAGAAACGCTGGCCTAGGCTTGCTCGGGCACAAACTCCAGGGAGACCCCGTTCATGCAGTAGCGCTGGCCGGTGGGGGCAGGTCCGTCGGGGAACACGTGGCCCAGGTGACCGCCGCAGGTGGCACAGTGGACTTCTACGCGGGTCATAAAGAAGGAGCGATCGACGGTGGTTGCGATCGCGCCCTCAATCGGTGCGTAGAAGCTGGGCCAGCCGGTGCCGCTGTTGAACTTGGTGTCGGAGGTAAACAGCGGCGTGCCGCAGGCCGAACACTTGTAGGTGCCGGGCCCGTAGACCTTGTCGAGGGGGCTCGACCCGGCGCGCTCGGTGCCGTGCTGGCGCAGCACCCGAAACTGCTCGGGGGTCAGCTGTTCGCGCCACTGATCTTCGGTTTTGTTGACAGTAAATTGCTCGTTAGAGGTTGCCATAGCGTCTATCCGTTGGGAAAAAAGTTCAGCGGTGAAATTGTTTAATAGCCAGGTGCCGCCAACCACAGCGGTCCCGGCTTCCAGGAGCTTACGTCGCTTCATGACCAGGTCAAATCATCGGTGAGTCTAGGGAGGTGAGGCGGGCAATCGTCCAGCGGCCCGTTTTATTTAACTTAACGTATCTGCCCCAGGCAACGCTGAAAGCCCCAGGAGAATTTGCCCCAACTCCCCTGAACCCCCGGTTCTTTAGTACGCTATGACTACTATTGATAACCCCTAGGGGCCGTCATCCATTAGCCTCTGAGGCCTTGAGGTTCGCCGCCCGCCATGTCAGCTATCGTTTCTGCCCCGTCCAAACGCCGCGATCGCGCCTGGCCCTTCTGGCCCGTGGTGCCCCTCTACCCCTACGACCAGCGACCAACCCTGCGGGTGGAGGTGGTCAAAGACACCGTCTGGACCTTTGAGCAGGTGCAGGGCATTTTCTACGTGGTGGTGCCCATTCGGATGACGGTGGTGCGGCTCGAACCGGCGGGCCTGCTAGTGTACTCCCCCGTGGCCCCAACCCCAGAGTGCATTGCCCTGCTGCGGGAGCTGGAGGAGCGCCACGGCCCGGTCAAGTACATCCTTATGTCAACGGTGACGGGGATTGAGCACAAGGTCTTTGTCGGCCCCTTTGCCCGGCGCTTTCCGGCCGCCCAGGTCTATGTCACCCCCAACCAGTGGAGCTTTCCGCTCAACCTGCCGCTGCCCTGGCTGGGCCTACCGCGCGATCGCACCCGCCTACTTCCCGCCGACAGCTCCCAGGCGCCCTTTGCCGACCAGGTAGACTACACCCTGCTCTCCCCCATCGACCTGGGGCTGGGGCCATTCGGCGAAACCGCCTGCTTTCACCGAGCCAGCCGCACGCTGCTGCTGACCGATGCGATCGTGGCCGTGCCCGAGGAGCCGCCCGCGATCGTACAGCTCGACCCCTTCCCGCTGCTGTTCCACGCCCGCGACAGCGCCGCCGAAGCGATGGTTGACACCCCCGCCAACCGCCGCAAGGGGTGGCAGCGAATTGCCCTGTTCGCCTTCTACTTTCGCCCCAGCACCCTGGAGGTAGCGACCACCGGGGAGATGTTCAAAGAGGCCAGGCAGGCCCCGGTGCGATCGCGCCGCCACTACTTTGGTCTCTACCCCTTCCGCTGGCGGGCCGACTGGCCCCAGTCCTTTCAGGCCCTGCACAATCGCGGGCAGCTCCAGGTGGCCCCCATCCTGCAAACCCTGATCTTTAACCGTGGCCCCCAGGAGGTTTTAGATTGGGCCAAAACCGTTGCCACGTGGAAGTTTGAGCGCATTATTCCGGCCCACCTGGCCGCGCCCATTGCCGCCACCCCAGAGCAGTTTTTGGCGGCGTTTGAGTTTTTGTACGCCGAACCGACCCCAGCGGCGGGAAGCTTACCCAACGCTGACTTCGATCTGTTGCGCCAGATCGAAGCCCTCTTGCTGAGCCGGGGAATTTCGCGCCCGCGTCAGCCTGCGCCCTCTGTGGACAAAAAATAGTCGATCAAAAAACAGAGGCCTGAGGGGCCTCTGCAACGAGAAACGTGACGGTAGCCAAACTATAGCGATGGCCATTGCGCTTAGGCTCTCGACCTCGGCTTCGGTTGGGAACTGAGACGGCGCAATGGCTATCGCGGTGGTTCACGGACAGCTTATTCGGCCATAGCTTCCATTTTGGCGGAAATTTTTTCTTTGATTTCCTCAATGCTGGGCATAAATTCTTTCTTTTTCTCAAAGCCCAGCTTTACCTTTTCGGCAATTTCTTCAGGGGTAGGTGCCATCTCAGACCCAGGCGCATCGGGAGCGAAGGTAGCTTTGCTTTCCATCCCGGCTTTGATGCGCTCAGCAATTTCGTCTGGCGTCGGCATAAACATGTCTTTCTTATTCAAAAAGACCTCTTTCTTCTGCTCGGGAGTCAGGGCCGCAAACAAATTCCCTTTAGGAACCGTTTTCAGTGTGGCGGCCAACTCGGCTTTTTGCTCTGTGGTCAGCGCCATCGCTTTAAATGCTTTACGCAAACTGTAGCCGTTTTGGATCGCCTGCTCAAACATCTCCCGCTGTTCGGGGAAAAGGGTACTTTCAATTTGGGGCACATACTTTGAGCGTAGCTCCTCGATTAGAGCTTCCTGCTCGGCGGTCAAATCAACATTTTCAAAGAGCGGCAGCGCAAATGAAAACGGCTTGGCGCTAACTGGGCTTGCCACCAGGGCTATCGACGCCAGCGTACACAGTAAGGTGCACAGCACCGCGGCTAAAAGCTTTCGTAACATGCTTGGGCAATCTCCGTACTAATTAACACAACGTAAAGAAAAAAGTCGTACCTGTGGTCAAACCAGCCTGACCTAACGTTCTTCGACCGCAGCTTTGAAGTGCTCTGAAAAGGCTACAACTGCCATAAACGATATCACAATCACCGGTATCACCAGACTCCACCAGGTTTCAGAGACTAATACAAAGTAGGTGGCCGCCAATCCTCCTAGGCCAAAACCTAGAATGATCGGCACAACTCGCCCCATTCGCTCGATCGATTCTGCGGCTGCCAAGGCGGCTTTCTCGTCCCCAGGGGAGGCAAATTTTGACACCGCTACCTGCACCAGATCGATAGTCAACTGAGTGGTGTTGCCAGTCATAACGGTGGTTGGGATATAGCTTTTAAAGACCCCTTTGGCTTCCTTCATCAGCGCATTTTGGATCGCCATCGCTACTACCCCGGCAATACCGATGGGGAGAATGTATTCCTCCTGCACGT from Leptolyngbya sp. KIOST-1 encodes:
- a CDS encoding YoaK family protein; the protein is MVASSPTKPEFSLGRYLLSDGPAGFMLSWVAGFVDTSAFIILFGIFTAHVTGNIALAGYEFVQSDEEATITHLLMFPAFMVAVAATSLLARYARKKAWPVFAVLLTAEAIALTVFLIVGVNLSPALIFNVQEEYILPIGIAGVVAMAIQNALMKEAKGVFKSYIPTTVMTGNTTQLTIDLVQVAVSKFASPGDEKAALAAAESIERMGRVVPIILGFGLGGLAATYFVLVSETWWSLVIPVIVISFMAVVAFSEHFKAAVEER
- a CDS encoding DUF4336 domain-containing protein, with the protein product MSAIVSAPSKRRDRAWPFWPVVPLYPYDQRPTLRVEVVKDTVWTFEQVQGIFYVVVPIRMTVVRLEPAGLLVYSPVAPTPECIALLRELEERHGPVKYILMSTVTGIEHKVFVGPFARRFPAAQVYVTPNQWSFPLNLPLPWLGLPRDRTRLLPADSSQAPFADQVDYTLLSPIDLGLGPFGETACFHRASRTLLLTDAIVAVPEEPPAIVQLDPFPLLFHARDSAAEAMVDTPANRRKGWQRIALFAFYFRPSTLEVATTGEMFKEARQAPVRSRRHYFGLYPFRWRADWPQSFQALHNRGQLQVAPILQTLIFNRGPQEVLDWAKTVATWKFERIIPAHLAAPIAATPEQFLAAFEFLYAEPTPAAGSLPNADFDLLRQIEALLLSRGISRPRQPAPSVDKK
- a CDS encoding NYN domain-containing protein; its protein translation is MPNKYGLKRLSIFVDGNNMFYAQQKNGWFFDPKRVLEYFLSLDGGATLVNAFWYTGLKDPQDQRGFRDALISLGYTVRTKILKEYYDDTSGRYSQKANLDIEIAIDMFNTVEQYDEVVLFSGDGDFERAIELLRSKNTHITVVSTEGMIARELRNATDRYIDLNSVRKYIEKD
- the msrB gene encoding peptide-methionine (R)-S-oxide reductase MsrB, whose amino-acid sequence is MATSNEQFTVNKTEDQWREQLTPEQFRVLRQHGTERAGSSPLDKVYGPGTYKCSACGTPLFTSDTKFNSGTGWPSFYAPIEGAIATTVDRSFFMTRVEVHCATCGGHLGHVFPDGPAPTGQRYCMNGVSLEFVPEQA
- a CDS encoding DUF2996 domain-containing protein, encoding MKGKWQRGDRQFNIAFTKDDISSPKLFYFADKGSQPSTIEQFMGDERKITLDLLVLFTLRRLNGQKWLARN
- a CDS encoding alpha/beta fold hydrolase; this translates as MSANRRQYTAEYAALASLNGDISFDLAHYIGQLQTPTTVVLGAGSRFSAPALVKRLASLNPNAVQRVIEIPDSGVLPHLEHPAVVVGLLRQFLAAHRQEP
- the sodX gene encoding nickel-type superoxide dismutase maturation protease, whose protein sequence is MSHSFEPFSSPPLLLRDSHLADVGLWLLRRRRRFRIVGDSMQPLLAPGTEVLINPFAYRHHPPVPGDLVVAYHPRQPGLRLIKWVVRIEAEGCFLQGLNTAASTDSREFGLVPWEGIVGQVVCRFP
- the sodN gene encoding superoxide dismutase, Ni, translating into MLNQAIAKLQVWFPAAEVHAHCDGPCGVYDPSSARVAAEAVLSMTKKLVDLEMPAAGDKAASVAYHNTFARYTAIKEEQAQIAKDELLVLWTDYFKPVHLEQFPDLHDTFWKAAKLCSACKVEVSVQHATELMDAVQKIHTMFWATKNRDVSWYTAS
- a CDS encoding Spy/CpxP family protein refolding chaperone; amino-acid sequence: MLRKLLAAVLCTLLCTLASIALVASPVSAKPFSFALPLFENVDLTAEQEALIEELRSKYVPQIESTLFPEQREMFEQAIQNGYSLRKAFKAMALTTEQKAELAATLKTVPKGNLFAALTPEQKKEVFLNKKDMFMPTPDEIAERIKAGMESKATFAPDAPGSEMAPTPEEIAEKVKLGFEKKKEFMPSIEEIKEKISAKMEAMAE
- a CDS encoding DnaJ C-terminal domain-containing protein, which translates into the protein MAATGFKDYYAVLGVSRTASADEIKQSFRKLARKYHPDVNPGDKAAEAKFKEVSEAYEVLSDADKRKKYDQYGQYWQQASRAGAGSYGSPFGGAYGTPGDGGFDFSAYGSFDEFINELLGRFSTPSGGRTYGYGAPGGAPGGAGFGYESAAPSQSFDQEASIRLTFSEAFHGAQKRLRIGNDSVEVRIPPGAKQGSKIRLKGKGPLNPYTKQPADIYLVVQLDTHSFFKLEGDSLSAEVPITPDEAVLGGKIDVPTPDGSVTMNLPAGIRSGQSLRLRGKGWPNPKGDRGDLLIKVVIAPPAPLSDTERQLYEKIRDSRTTNPRQSLINTQL
- a CDS encoding cytosine deaminase, which produces MTLPLTDLRAAQPANYWLRNARIPLACLDATAASLPPIAELAAPPRSEALVAVHLRVQAGAIAALAPVTADSTDDPDDGLPRYDLGQGLLWPCFADCHTHLDKGQTWLRSPNPDGTFGSALEAAAADHRHWSAADLYPRMAFGLRCSYAHGTQAVRTHLDCLDGQEKISFAVFDRLRQEWADRLTLQAVSLVSMDYYDRPEAEDLADTVAHYGGILGGVIYPQPGLEGQIDRAFALAEARGLDLDFHADESLNPEAEGLRIVAETKLRRGFAGRVNCGHCCSLSMQTGDRVQDTLALLKTAGVSVVSLPMCNLYLQDRQQGRMPRYRGVTLLPELRQFEVAVALASDNCRDAFFAYGDHDMVEVFTQSVRIGQLDRPVGDWPQAVTRTPAQIMGLDTGIIGVGRPADLVVFKARNVGELLSRPQSDRVVIRRGLAIDTTLPDYAELDAVVGIN